The Natator depressus isolate rNatDep1 chromosome 11, rNatDep2.hap1, whole genome shotgun sequence genome includes a window with the following:
- the ARL4C gene encoding ADP-ribosylation factor-like protein 4C, which translates to MGNISSNISAFQSLHIVMLGLDSAGKTTVLYRLKFNEFVNTVPTIGFNTEKIRLSNGTAKGISCHFWDVGGQEKLRPLWKSYSRCTDGIIYVVDSVDVDRLEEAKTELHKVTKFAENQGTPLLVIANKQDLPKSLPVAELEKQLALHELAPSTTYHVQPACAIIGEGLTEGMDKLYEMILKRRKSLKQRKKR; encoded by the coding sequence ATGGGGAACATCTCCTCCAACATCTCCGCTTTCCAGTCGCTGCACATCGTCATGCTGGGCTTGGACTCGGCCGGCAAGACCACCGTCCTCTACCGGCTCAAGTTCAACGAGTTCGTCAACACGGTGCCCACCATCGGCTTCAACACCGAGAAGATCCGGCTGAGCAACGGCACGGCCAAGGGCATCAGCTGCCACTTCTGGGACGTGGGCGGCCAGGAGAAGCTGCGGCCGCTCTGGAAGTCCTACAGCCGCTGCACCGACGGCATCATCTACGTGGTGGACTCGGTGGACGTGGACCGGCTGGAGGAGGCCAAGACCGAGCTGCACAAGGTGACCAAGTTTGCCGAGAACCAGGGCACCCCCTTGCTGGTCATCGCCAACAAGCAGGACCTGCCCAAGTCCCTGCCTGTGGCCGAGCTGGAGAAGCAGCTGGCGCTGCATGAGCTCGCCCCCTCCACCACCTACCACGTCCAGCCCGCCTGCGCCATCATCGGCGAGGGTCTCACCGAGGGCATGGACAAGCTCTATGAGATGATCCTCAAGCGCAGGAAGTCCCTCAAGCAGAGGAAGAAACGATAA